One stretch of Chitinivibrionales bacterium DNA includes these proteins:
- a CDS encoding plastocyanin/azurin family copper-binding protein, whose amino-acid sequence MRRNNGNCLRKIYGAAALLILAAGTGWAAIQVVQFGGNLGFVYSPSNFTATVGDTVQWIGDFSVHPLSSTTIPTGAQSWHNGGGTSFQYVIKVAGTYHYQCDVHFSIGMTGSFTANGSGVKNLGQNGRSLQNGVFLLVNTGNPRMPSITYGVPQAGPVRVEVFDLLGNSMSLAVFRRQEAGMHSVPLDARFFPAGIYFVRLTCGETELVRAIRLAK is encoded by the coding sequence ATGCGGCGCAATAATGGAAATTGTCTTCGCAAAATATATGGGGCGGCCGCCCTTTTAATTCTGGCTGCCGGGACCGGATGGGCCGCAATACAGGTGGTCCAATTCGGGGGAAATTTGGGGTTCGTCTATTCACCGAGTAATTTCACCGCAACAGTGGGCGACACGGTCCAATGGATCGGCGATTTCAGCGTGCACCCGTTGAGCTCGACCACCATTCCCACGGGCGCGCAGAGCTGGCATAACGGCGGCGGAACGTCCTTCCAATACGTGATAAAAGTGGCCGGGACGTACCATTACCAGTGCGACGTCCATTTCAGCATCGGCATGACCGGCTCGTTTACGGCGAACGGATCGGGTGTGAAGAATTTAGGGCAAAACGGCCGCTCGTTGCAAAACGGCGTTTTTCTGCTTGTGAACACGGGCAACCCAAGAATGCCCTCAATAACGTACGGCGTTCCCCAAGCCGGACCGGTAAGGGTTGAGGTTTTTGATCTGCTGGGGAACAGTATGTCCCTTGCCGTTTTCCGGCGTCAAGAGGCGGGAATGCATTCCGTACCGCTCGATGCGCGCTTTTTTCCCGCCGGCATTTACTTTGTACGATTGACCTGCGGAGAAACGGAATTGGTCAGGGCGATAAGGCTTGCGAAATGA
- a CDS encoding VOC family protein, with protein sequence MIIKFASLYVKNQDEALQYYTTVLGFMKKGDVTQGEYRWLTVSSPEGVDGAELVLEAAASPQAQTYQKAMYGAGMPVLMLVTKDFDAEYGRLKKLGVAFRGEPFSMGRIKSVLFDDTCGNLVNLAQPAG encoded by the coding sequence CAGGATGAAGCGCTGCAGTATTACACGACGGTCCTGGGTTTCATGAAGAAGGGTGATGTCACGCAGGGGGAATACCGGTGGCTGACGGTGAGTTCACCCGAAGGCGTTGACGGAGCGGAATTGGTCCTTGAAGCTGCCGCATCCCCGCAGGCCCAAACGTACCAGAAGGCCATGTACGGGGCGGGCATGCCGGTCTTGATGCTGGTCACAAAGGATTTTGACGCCGAGTACGGCCGCCTCAAGAAGCTGGGCGTCGCCTTCCGGGGCGAGCCTTTTTCCATGGGCCGAATCAAGTCTGTGCTTTTTGACGACACGTGCGGCAATCTTGTCAACCTGGCCCAGCCCGCGGGTTGA
- a CDS encoding CS domain-containing protein yields MNAKKIKTAPHICRYSSDDDDTLIIEIALPGVKRKDIELRLNENSMYVSAPMGDIHYVTSESLCCPIVPGKAHARLKNGLLKIEAPYRDTVKGAMRITIS; encoded by the coding sequence ATGAACGCGAAAAAAATAAAGACGGCGCCGCACATTTGCCGTTATTCCAGCGACGATGACGACACGTTAATCATTGAGATAGCGCTTCCCGGGGTAAAAAGGAAGGACATCGAGCTCAGGCTCAACGAAAACAGCATGTATGTATCCGCGCCTATGGGCGACATCCACTATGTAACGTCCGAGTCCTTGTGCTGTCCCATTGTTCCCGGCAAGGCGCACGCGCGGTTGAAAAACGGGTTGCTGAAAATAGAGGCACCCTATCGGGACACCGTGAAAGGGGCGATGAGGATCACGATCTCCTGA